A window of Chromohalobacter canadensis genomic DNA:
CGTCATCCAGACGTGCATCGGCTGCCGCCTTGATGCGATCCACCATCTCTTGCTGCGACACGATGGCCTTGTTGGGCCGGTGTCCACAGCGCTTCTGTGCGACCTGGTCTTCCAGGTGCACCGCCGCCACACCAGCGCGCTGCATTTCCTTGATGGTTCGCGCGATATTGAACGCCCCGCCCCAGCCTGTATCAATATCGACCAGCAGCGGGGTTTCCGAGGCCGCCGTAATACGCCGGGCGTCCTCGGCGACGTCGTTCATCGTGGTCATGCCTAGATCGGGCATGCCGAAGGACGCATTGGCCACGCCGCCCCCGGAGAGGTAAATCGCCGGATGCCCCACCTTCTCGGCCATGAGAGCCGTATAGGCATTGATGGTGCCGACGATCGGCAAGGGACGATGCGCGTCGAGCGCCGCACGGAAACGCGCGCCGGGAGCAGGATGACTCATGACGTCGTATTCTCCTCGAAATTGACATGGGCAGCCTGCTCCTCGAGTGTCTCGGCATAATGCTTGGCGACATTTTCGCGAGACGCGCTGACGTGGCGACGCATCAAGAGTTCGGCCAGTTCCTCGTCGCCCG
This region includes:
- the prpB gene encoding methylisocitrate lyase — its product is MSHPAPGARFRAALDAHRPLPIVGTINAYTALMAEKVGHPAIYLSGGGVANASFGMPDLGMTTMNDVAEDARRITAASETPLLVDIDTGWGGAFNIARTIKEMQRAGVAAVHLEDQVAQKRCGHRPNKAIVSQQEMVDRIKAAADARLDDDFYLIARTDAFQKEGLEAAIERANACLEAGADAIFAEAVHSLEDYRAFCMGVNAPILANITEFGATPLFTQQELHDVGCRMVLYPLSAFRAMNAAALEVYRSIHDNGHQRDVLDKMQTRDELYEFLDYHAFERKLDALFDENQ